The segment CCGTTTCTCGCTCGTTCGCTTCGCCGTCGATCATCCTCGCCTCGTCCTGGGGATCACGGCGCTCCTGACGCTGCTCTCGCTCGTTCCGCTCCCGAAGATCCGCACGGATACCAATCCCAAGAACATGCTCCCTCCGTCGGCGCCCGTGCGCGTCCGGAACGCGGAGGTGGAACGGACGTTCGTGCTGCGCGAGGACATGATCGCGGTCGGGATCGAGAATGATGCCGGCGTGCTTCAGCCCGCCACGCTCGGGAGGATCTACCGGATCACGCAGGCCATCCTGGCGCTCCCCGGCGTCGTCTCCGAGGACGTCACCAGCTTCGTCACGATCACGAACGTGCGGAGCGAGGCGGGGACGGTGTACGTGGAGCCGCTGATGCCCGAGCCCCCGACCACCGCCGAGGGGATCGCGCAGCTGCGCCGGAAGATCTTCACCAACCCGCTCCTCCTGGACCGGATCGTCTCGCGGGACGGCCGGATGACCGCCATCTTCGTTCCGATCGAGAAGGGAGCGAACGGCAAGGTGATCGCGGACCAGATCCGGGAGATCCTGGGCCGGGAGCATGGGCCGGAGCGCTTCTACGTGGCCGGGGATCCCGTGGCGCGCGACACGTTCGGCGCGGAGATGTTCCGGCTGATGGCGGTCTTCTCGCCCATCGCGGCGCTCGTGATGTTCGTCGCGATCTACCTCATGTTCCGGAGCTTCCTCATGGCCGCCTCGATGCTCGCCGTGGCCATGGTGGCGATCCTCTGGAGCATCGGCACGCTGGTGGCGCTGGGCTTTCCGGTGCACATCATGAGCTCGATGAGCCCGGTCTTCCTGATGGCGATCGCCACCGACAGCATCCACATCTTCAACGAGTTCTCGTTCCGACGAAGGGAGGCGGCCGGGCGCCGCGAGGCGGTGCTCGCCACGATGGACGCGGTCTCGCGGCCGGTGCGCTACACCGCGCTCGCCACCGCGGCGGGGTTCGCGGTGCTCCTCTTCATGACGATCGTGCCGGTGAAGGTGTTCGGCGGGGTGATCGTCTTCGGGACGCTGGTGCTGCGGCTCTTGTCGTTCAGCTTCATTCCGGCGGTGCTCATGCTTCTGCCCGAGCCGCAAGGGGCCCGCGCGGTGTCGCCGTCGGCTTCGGCCCCGGCGGCGGCCCCGGGAGCGCTTGGGCGCTTGGTGCACGCACTGACCGCCGCCGGAACCCGGCGCCCGGGCCTGGTGCTCGGCGCGCTGTTCGTCGTGCTCGCGCTCTCCGTCGCCGGCATGACCCGGATCGTCGTGAACAACAACATGATCGGCTGGTTCAAGCCCTCGAGCGAGCTGCGCCGGGCCGACCACGCCGTGAACGCGGCCCTTGGCGGAACGTCCCTCGCCTACATCGTCGCGACGTCCAGCCGGCCCGAGGGGTTCAATTCTCCGGAGGCGATGCGGACCCTGGAGGCGCTCCAGGCCCGGCTCGCGAAGCTCCCGGTCGTGGGGAAGACGACCTCGGTCGCCGACTACGTGAAGCGGATCAACCGCGAGCTCAAGGGGGACGATCCGCGCATGGAGACGATCCCCGACGATCCCGAGGCCGTGGGGCAGTGCCTCTTTCTCTTCAGCTCCTCGGCGCGCTCGACCGATCTCGTGAATGTGGTCGACGACACCTACA is part of the Candidatus Binatia bacterium genome and harbors:
- a CDS encoding MMPL family transporter, giving the protein MSGPRREASGSSGRGADRFSLVRFAVDHPRLVLGITALLTLLSLVPLPKIRTDTNPKNMLPPSAPVRVRNAEVERTFVLREDMIAVGIENDAGVLQPATLGRIYRITQAILALPGVVSEDVTSFVTITNVRSEAGTVYVEPLMPEPPTTAEGIAQLRRKIFTNPLLLDRIVSRDGRMTAIFVPIEKGANGKVIADQIREILGREHGPERFYVAGDPVARDTFGAEMFRLMAVFSPIAALVMFVAIYLMFRSFLMAASMLAVAMVAILWSIGTLVALGFPVHIMSSMSPVFLMAIATDSIHIFNEFSFRRREAAGRREAVLATMDAVSRPVRYTALATAAGFAVLLFMTIVPVKVFGGVIVFGTLVLRLLSFSFIPAVLMLLPEPQGARAVSPSASAPAAAPGALGRLVHALTAAGTRRPGLVLGALFVVLALSVAGMTRIVVNNNMIGWFKPSSELRRADHAVNAALGGTSLAYIVATSSRPEGFNSPEAMRTLEALQARLAKLPVVGKTTSVADYVKRINRELKGDDPRMETIPDDPEAVGQCLFLFSSSARSTDLVNVVDDTYTKANVWVQLKTWDASAMREVLHAVDEFKKSAPPWITFTPAGIAYFNLVWNDEVLGDMIRGFALALIVVFVILAVNFRSVRWALVGCAPLLITILIIYGAVGWSGKQFDMPIAVLSCLSLGMAVDFSIHFIGRFQQRRAEAPSETPAEALLWTAERPGRGILRNAVLFAASFAVMLFAPLTPYVTVGAFIVAMMLLSALLTLLLVPALIMTFRGTLAAPRAPAS